Proteins encoded within one genomic window of Empedobacter falsenii:
- a CDS encoding AMP-binding protein: MTVQELFNSIRLSIEEENYAQLKEIKIFKPEKFNWVKDIFEPYNVAQLGTQKGLIWKYNDQREDYTFQDLADKYNQFLNYLRNKGIKQGDKMFSQVPLLPITWIGYLASIKGGLIIIPAATTLEARDLTFRFESSFPEVALADQANASKIDEAEAKFDKKIKVKLITEGEREGWTNINELWKESTQAEAADTKPDDDLFYFFTSGTTGMPKVVVHTHYTYPLGGFTTSSWVGMKKGDLHYNISQPGWAKFFWSSFFAPWNMGATILGYHADKFVPKEQLQTIQDLGVTTFCAPPTALRVLILEDLKSYDFKLRQCVAAGEPLNPEIIDVWKEGTGITIRDGYGQSESTAMIANLPNEKIKYGSMGKPAFLYDIVIADDDGNIVQDCEEGNICVVHNEETINGIFKTYLIQKDKMAKVFKHGLYYTGDKAYKDEDGYVWFVGRDDDVIKASDFRVGPFEVESALLEHDAIMEAAVVASPHDLRSNAVKAFVILAPGHDASEELAKDIFRYTEEHLARYKIPRIVQFVESLPKTISGKIRRVELRNQEAVDKKNKTIIPNEYFHEKY; the protein is encoded by the coding sequence ATGACAGTACAAGAATTGTTTAACTCTATTCGATTATCCATCGAAGAAGAGAATTATGCGCAATTAAAAGAAATTAAAATTTTTAAGCCAGAAAAATTCAATTGGGTAAAGGATATTTTCGAACCTTACAATGTAGCTCAATTAGGAACACAAAAAGGTTTAATTTGGAAGTATAATGATCAACGAGAAGATTATACTTTTCAGGATTTAGCTGATAAATACAATCAATTCTTAAACTATTTAAGAAACAAAGGAATTAAACAAGGAGACAAAATGTTTTCTCAAGTTCCATTATTACCGATTACTTGGATTGGTTATTTGGCATCTATCAAAGGTGGATTAATTATTATTCCAGCCGCAACAACCTTAGAAGCAAGAGATTTAACCTTTAGATTCGAATCTTCTTTTCCAGAAGTTGCTTTAGCAGATCAAGCAAATGCATCAAAAATAGATGAAGCAGAAGCAAAATTTGATAAAAAGATTAAGGTAAAATTAATCACAGAAGGCGAACGAGAAGGTTGGACAAATATCAATGAGTTATGGAAAGAATCTACGCAAGCTGAGGCTGCTGATACAAAACCTGATGACGATTTATTCTACTTCTTTACCTCAGGAACGACAGGAATGCCGAAAGTAGTGGTGCACACGCATTATACTTATCCGCTTGGAGGTTTCACGACTTCTTCTTGGGTTGGAATGAAAAAAGGCGATTTGCATTACAATATTTCTCAACCAGGTTGGGCGAAATTCTTTTGGAGTAGTTTCTTTGCTCCGTGGAATATGGGTGCGACAATTTTGGGGTATCATGCAGATAAATTTGTTCCGAAAGAACAATTACAAACCATTCAAGATTTGGGTGTAACAACTTTTTGTGCGCCACCAACAGCTTTGCGTGTATTAATTTTAGAAGATTTGAAAAGTTATGATTTCAAACTTCGTCAATGTGTTGCAGCTGGTGAACCTCTTAATCCCGAAATTATTGATGTCTGGAAAGAAGGTACAGGAATTACGATTCGTGATGGTTACGGACAATCAGAGTCTACTGCGATGATAGCGAATTTGCCAAATGAGAAGATTAAATACGGATCGATGGGTAAACCTGCATTTTTGTATGATATTGTGATTGCAGATGATGATGGAAATATTGTGCAAGATTGCGAAGAAGGAAATATTTGTGTTGTGCATAATGAAGAAACCATCAACGGAATTTTCAAAACTTATTTGATTCAGAAAGATAAAATGGCGAAAGTTTTCAAGCATGGATTATATTATACTGGAGACAAAGCTTATAAGGACGAAGATGGTTATGTTTGGTTTGTTGGACGTGATGATGATGTGATAAAAGCGTCTGATTTTCGTGTAGGACCATTCGAAGTAGAAAGCGCTTTGTTGGAACATGATGCCATTATGGAAGCTGCTGTTGTGGCAAGTCCGCACGATTTACGCAGTAATGCTGTAAAAGCTTTTGTTATTTTAGCGCCTGGACATGATGCGTCGGAAGAATTAGCGAAAGATATTTTTAGATATACAGAAGAGCATTTGGCACGTTATAAAATTCCGCGTATTGTGCAGTTTGTGGAGAGTTTGCCAAAAACAATTTCAGGAAAAATACGTCGAGTAGAATTGCGAAACCAAGAAGCTGTAGATAAAAAGAATAAAACGATTATACCAAACGAATATTTTCACGAAAAATATTAG
- a CDS encoding phage holin family protein produces MFNELKVYINNRITLAKYDLVDSLSNMLASGIYVLIIAVFSLFLLLLGSLALGFILGGYFNDTGLGFLAVTGIYFLMMVLSILFRKKLKLFLTNIAVENAMEAMSNHDDDDEDDDEE; encoded by the coding sequence ATGTTTAATGAACTAAAAGTTTATATTAATAATAGAATAACTTTAGCTAAATATGATCTCGTAGATTCGCTGAGCAACATGCTGGCGAGCGGTATTTATGTATTAATTATTGCCGTATTTTCTTTGTTTCTATTATTATTAGGAAGTTTAGCATTAGGATTTATTTTGGGAGGTTATTTTAATGATACAGGATTAGGTTTTCTTGCTGTAACTGGAATTTATTTCTTGATGATGGTACTTTCTATTTTATTTAGAAAGAAATTAAAACTTTTCTTGACAAATATTGCCGTAGAAAACGCTATGGAAGCTATGTCTAACCACGATGATGATGACGAAGACGACGATGAAGAATAA
- a CDS encoding YtxH domain-containing protein, translating into MSKLNNATKLLAGLAIGTAIGAVVGLLYAPESGKDTRKKLKKEADKYKKELDKYANDFSDKAKKTKKELEAKLDEVKSKLAEQKDEFVSKAKEAGKDLKSKANQTKEDLKDEFQENVGV; encoded by the coding sequence ATGAGTAAATTAAATAATGCAACTAAATTATTAGCAGGTTTAGCAATCGGAACAGCAATCGGAGCAGTAGTAGGTTTATTATATGCACCAGAATCAGGGAAAGACACTCGCAAAAAATTAAAAAAAGAAGCTGACAAATACAAAAAAGAGTTAGACAAATACGCGAATGATTTTTCTGATAAAGCTAAAAAAACTAAAAAAGAATTAGAAGCTAAATTAGACGAAGTAAAATCAAAATTAGCTGAGCAAAAAGACGAGTTTGTTTCTAAAGCAAAAGAAGCTGGAAAAGATTTAAAATCTAAAGCAAACCAAACAAAAGAAGATTTAAAAGACGAGTTTCAAGAAAACGTAGGAGTTTAA
- a CDS encoding pyridoxal phosphate-dependent aminotransferase, producing MLILSEKSQNMPASPIRKLVPYADAAKKRGTKVYHLNIGQPDIESPKAVLEGLKNFPSNIISYTHSEGTLEYRQALADYFTNRGIDLTPENFIATLGGSEALLFIFGIIGNPGDEIIIPEPFYANYNGFTCENDVNIVPVPSSIENNFALPAIEEFAKKITDKTRAILICNPGNPTGYVYSKEELNQLKDLVLEHGIYLIADEVYAEYLYTEEEFTSVLSFPELKDNAIVIDSESKRFSLCGARSGALITRNEKFLKAAMLYAQARLSPVEISQYIATLAHRNVGTYFEDCRTEYLKRRNTLVTGLQQIPGVVCPNPKGAFYCMIQLPVDSAEKFAIWLLESFSSNGETVMLAPGAGFYSTPNSGIQEVRLAYVLKEEDLVRSVEILKEALEQYPGTIRS from the coding sequence ATGTTAATATTATCTGAAAAATCACAAAATATGCCAGCTTCTCCAATCAGAAAGTTGGTGCCATACGCAGATGCAGCGAAAAAAAGAGGTACGAAAGTTTATCACTTAAATATTGGACAACCTGATATTGAGTCGCCAAAAGCTGTTTTAGAAGGATTGAAAAATTTCCCTTCAAACATTATTTCTTATACGCACTCAGAAGGAACGTTGGAATATCGTCAGGCTTTGGCAGATTATTTTACAAATCGTGGAATTGATTTAACGCCAGAAAATTTTATTGCAACTTTAGGAGGTTCAGAAGCTTTATTATTTATTTTCGGAATTATTGGAAATCCAGGTGACGAAATCATTATTCCAGAACCTTTTTATGCAAATTACAATGGATTTACATGTGAAAATGATGTAAATATTGTTCCTGTTCCATCTTCAATAGAAAATAATTTTGCTTTACCTGCAATAGAAGAATTTGCGAAAAAAATTACGGATAAAACACGTGCAATTTTAATTTGTAATCCTGGAAATCCAACTGGATATGTGTATTCTAAAGAAGAGTTAAATCAATTGAAAGATTTAGTTTTAGAGCATGGTATCTATTTAATTGCGGATGAGGTTTATGCAGAATATTTATATACTGAAGAAGAATTTACATCTGTTTTAAGTTTCCCAGAACTGAAAGATAATGCAATTGTAATTGATTCAGAATCGAAACGTTTTTCTTTATGTGGTGCACGTTCTGGAGCTTTGATTACACGTAACGAGAAATTCTTAAAAGCTGCAATGTTATATGCACAAGCGCGTTTAAGTCCTGTTGAAATTTCTCAATACATTGCAACTTTAGCCCACAGAAATGTTGGAACTTATTTCGAAGATTGTCGTACAGAATATTTAAAACGTCGCAATACATTAGTTACAGGTTTACAGCAAATTCCGGGTGTGGTTTGTCCAAATCCAAAAGGAGCTTTCTATTGTATGATTCAGTTACCAGTTGATAGCGCAGAGAAATTTGCTATTTGGTTATTAGAATCTTTCTCGTCAAACGGAGAAACAGTAATGTTGGCGCCAGGAGCAGGATTTTATTCAACTCCAAATTCAGGAATTCAAGAAGTTCGTTTGGCTTATGTTTTGAAAGAAGAAGATTTGGTTCGTTCTGTCGAAATCTTGAAAGAAGCTTTAGAACAATATCCAGGAACAATTAGATCATAA
- the murB gene encoding UDP-N-acetylmuramate dehydrogenase yields MEIIENYSLKLYNTFGIEAKAKYFADVATIQDLRKVLVFRRQKDLPILFIGGGSNMLFVDDFPGIVLKLNLKGIEIINEDDDFVYVKAQGSENWHNFVEWTLQNDFGGLENLSLIPGNVGTAPMQNIGAYGVEVKDYIEEVQTLVLETGDERTFTNEECHFGYRESVFKNELRGQYVLVAVTFKLTKKSHKLHVEYGAIKSELEKEQIFDPTIQEISAAVIKIRQSKLPDPSQIGNSGSFFKNPVISNEEFAEIEKLHPEISHYKTDSGVKLAAGWLIEHAGWKGKRFGDAGVHDKQALVLVNYGNATGREIYDLSERIIEDVKAKYGVTLVREVNIIQ; encoded by the coding sequence ATGGAAATCATCGAAAATTATTCATTAAAATTATATAACACATTCGGAATAGAGGCAAAGGCAAAATATTTTGCAGATGTTGCGACTATTCAAGATTTGCGAAAAGTTTTGGTTTTTCGTCGTCAAAAAGATTTACCGATCTTATTTATTGGTGGAGGAAGTAATATGCTTTTTGTAGACGATTTTCCAGGAATTGTGTTAAAATTAAATTTGAAAGGAATCGAAATTATCAACGAAGATGATGATTTTGTGTACGTAAAAGCGCAAGGGAGCGAGAATTGGCACAATTTTGTTGAATGGACGTTGCAAAATGATTTCGGAGGATTAGAAAATCTTTCGTTGATTCCTGGAAATGTAGGTACTGCGCCGATGCAAAATATTGGTGCCTATGGCGTTGAGGTCAAGGATTATATAGAAGAAGTTCAAACATTAGTTTTGGAAACGGGTGATGAGCGTACTTTTACAAATGAAGAATGTCATTTTGGTTACCGCGAATCTGTTTTCAAAAACGAATTGAGAGGACAATATGTTTTGGTAGCGGTTACATTTAAGTTGACGAAGAAAAGTCATAAACTTCATGTTGAATATGGTGCAATAAAATCTGAATTGGAAAAGGAGCAAATTTTTGATCCAACGATTCAAGAAATTAGTGCAGCTGTAATCAAAATTCGTCAAAGTAAATTACCAGATCCTTCGCAGATTGGGAATTCGGGGAGTTTCTTTAAAAACCCTGTCATTTCGAATGAAGAATTTGCTGAAATAGAAAAACTTCATCCAGAAATTTCTCATTACAAAACTGATTCAGGTGTTAAGTTAGCTGCAGGTTGGTTAATAGAACATGCAGGTTGGAAAGGAAAACGTTTTGGTGATGCAGGAGTTCATGATAAACAAGCTTTGGTTTTGGTGAATTATGGAAATGCAACTGGACGTGAAATATATGATTTATCTGAACGAATTATAGAAGATGTGAAAGCCAAATATGGTGTAACATTGGTTCGAGAAGTCAATATTATACAATAA